The Methanohalophilus portucalensis genome window below encodes:
- a CDS encoding 2-isopropylmalate synthase translates to MFDTTLRDGEQTPGVSLTPKQKLSIATQLDKLGVDTIEAGFPIASEGDKESVQSIANAGLTSEVCGLARVLTKDIDACIDAGVDMVHTFVSTSDIQREHTIHKSREEVQQMATQAVGYIKDHGLRCMFSAMDATRTDLDYLVAIYGAAEEAGCDIINVPDTVGVMSPSGMYNMISYLRQQISIPIDTHCHNDFGLAVANSLMAIEAGANQAQVTINGLGERAGNADLAETVMSLKSIYGASLNINTEYIVETARMVERYTSVPITAHRPVVGENAFAHESGIHTHGVLENSDTFEPGIMTPEMVGHTRRIVLGKHAGKHAVRKSLEAANLNPNDEQLNHIIEKVKTIADKGKRLTDADLYAIACAVMHKPMGKPAIDLKELSVMTGNVTTPTAVVKALVNDEERVLSNIGIGPVDAALKAVTGIIGEHATISIHDFRIEAITGGSDAVAEVIVGVQDEKGRIVSARSASADIVYASVEALVTAINMLLQK, encoded by the coding sequence ATTTTTGATACTACTCTTCGCGACGGGGAACAAACCCCTGGTGTATCCCTTACCCCAAAACAGAAGCTCAGTATTGCAACTCAGCTTGATAAGCTTGGGGTAGATACGATTGAAGCAGGTTTTCCAATAGCATCCGAAGGGGACAAAGAATCGGTACAATCAATAGCCAACGCGGGCCTTACTTCAGAGGTCTGCGGTCTTGCCCGGGTGCTTACAAAGGATATCGACGCCTGTATAGACGCAGGGGTAGACATGGTGCACACCTTCGTCTCCACATCGGACATCCAGAGGGAACATACCATACACAAAAGTCGTGAAGAAGTACAACAAATGGCCACCCAGGCCGTGGGATACATAAAAGACCACGGACTGAGATGTATGTTTTCTGCCATGGATGCCACAAGAACTGACCTCGATTATCTTGTAGCAATCTACGGGGCAGCAGAGGAAGCTGGTTGTGATATTATCAACGTGCCGGACACGGTGGGCGTAATGTCCCCGTCGGGCATGTATAACATGATAAGTTACCTTCGCCAGCAGATCAGTATTCCAATAGACACACACTGCCACAATGACTTCGGGCTTGCTGTGGCAAACAGCCTGATGGCAATCGAAGCGGGCGCCAACCAGGCACAGGTAACGATTAATGGTCTTGGTGAAAGAGCCGGCAATGCAGATTTGGCGGAAACGGTCATGAGCCTCAAATCCATATACGGTGCCAGTTTGAATATCAATACAGAATATATCGTTGAAACTGCCCGAATGGTTGAACGTTATACATCTGTTCCTATTACAGCCCATCGACCGGTTGTTGGCGAGAATGCGTTTGCGCATGAGTCAGGAATCCATACCCACGGTGTCCTCGAGAATTCTGACACCTTCGAACCAGGCATAATGACCCCGGAGATGGTAGGCCACACGCGCCGTATTGTGCTGGGCAAACATGCCGGCAAACATGCAGTACGCAAATCCCTTGAAGCTGCCAACCTTAACCCCAACGATGAACAACTCAATCACATTATAGAAAAGGTCAAAACAATAGCAGACAAGGGCAAACGACTGACAGATGCCGACCTCTATGCGATTGCCTGTGCAGTGATGCATAAACCAATGGGCAAACCTGCAATAGACCTCAAAGAGCTATCTGTAATGACGGGTAATGTCACAACTCCGACAGCTGTTGTAAAGGCACTGGTAAATGATGAGGAGAGAGTACTCTCCAATATCGGAATCGGGCCGGTCGACGCAGCACTGAAAGCAGTTACAGGAATAATCGGAGAACACGCCACCATAAGCATCCATGACTTCCGTATTGAAGCAATAACCGGAGGTTCGGATGCCGTTGCAGAAGTAATTGTTGGTGTACAGGATGAAAAAGGACGGATAGTATCCGCACGTTCGGCAAGCGCAGATATTGTATATGCATCCGTAGAAGCACTCGTAACCGCTATTAACATGCTCCTCCAGAAGTGA
- a CDS encoding TatD family hydrolase, with product MLPYFIDSHCHLDFSKFNKDREEVIHRAKEAGACEMINSGVDLKTNFSTLELAKIHECIHPTIGLSPMLATNPDKDRLLEVLSQLDEYASQAIGIGEAGMDYYHCTDETLRKKQREVFNQVITIAENHAKPLVIHGRDAEDEAFAMAGHLDRVIFHCYGGSLETMKKITDAGHYISIPTLVCFSSHHKEIAATVPEELMLIETDSPYLSPRKGRNEPTFLVDSINTIAEIKDMEPTDVAEITRKNTYNAFKI from the coding sequence ATGTTACCTTATTTTATTGATTCACACTGCCACCTTGATTTTTCCAAGTTCAACAAGGATCGTGAAGAGGTTATCCATCGTGCAAAAGAAGCAGGGGCCTGCGAAATGATCAACTCGGGTGTTGACCTGAAAACCAACTTTTCAACCCTTGAGCTGGCCAAAATCCATGAATGCATCCACCCAACAATAGGGTTAAGCCCCATGCTCGCCACCAATCCCGATAAAGACAGGCTACTGGAAGTCCTTTCCCAGCTTGATGAGTATGCCTCCCAGGCTATCGGCATTGGAGAAGCAGGGATGGACTATTATCACTGCACCGATGAAACTTTACGTAAAAAACAGAGGGAAGTATTTAACCAGGTCATCACGATTGCAGAGAACCATGCAAAACCGCTGGTTATCCATGGCAGGGATGCAGAGGATGAAGCGTTTGCAATGGCGGGTCATCTGGACAGAGTGATTTTTCACTGTTATGGAGGATCCCTTGAAACAATGAAAAAAATAACTGATGCCGGCCACTATATATCCATACCTACACTGGTTTGCTTCTCCAGCCATCACAAAGAGATCGCTGCCACAGTACCTGAAGAACTCATGTTGATAGAAACAGACAGCCCTTATCTTTCACCGCGTAAAGGCCGCAATGAACCCACATTCCTGGTCGATTCCATAAATACAATCGCAGAAATAAAGGACATGGAACCTACCGATGTGGCAGAAATCACACGGAAAAATACCTATAACGCATTCAAAATCTAA
- a CDS encoding MBL fold metallo-hydrolase: MKVIQCNATTNDANSYLINDNILIDTGLNGERLAREIESHIDLNKLELIILTHCHYDHTAAVPLLVELSGAKVGVHRADEPMLADDMGSVSTFFGQKAPVIDPDILYEDGDMIKLDEIEALQIIHTPGHTPGGICLYEPFSKSLFSGDTVFASGGFGRTDFEGGSARQLTESIQKLAEIDVETLYPGHGPVVKNDANRQIQLSMRASRTIW; the protein is encoded by the coding sequence ATGAAAGTAATACAATGCAATGCCACCACCAATGATGCAAACTCCTACCTTATAAATGACAATATCCTCATCGATACCGGCCTGAATGGAGAAAGACTTGCCCGGGAAATTGAAAGTCATATAGACCTAAATAAACTGGAACTGATAATCCTGACCCACTGCCACTATGATCATACAGCAGCTGTGCCTCTGCTTGTGGAACTCAGTGGGGCAAAGGTTGGTGTCCACAGGGCAGATGAGCCCATGCTTGCGGATGATATGGGAAGTGTATCTACTTTCTTTGGGCAGAAAGCGCCTGTTATCGACCCGGATATTCTCTATGAAGACGGAGATATGATCAAATTAGACGAAATCGAAGCCCTTCAGATAATCCACACACCCGGGCACACACCAGGAGGCATATGTCTCTACGAACCTTTTTCCAAAAGCCTGTTCTCGGGCGACACAGTCTTTGCATCCGGCGGATTTGGACGCACGGATTTTGAAGGCGGTTCAGCCAGGCAACTCACAGAATCCATACAAAAGCTGGCAGAAATAGATGTAGAAACCCTCTATCCCGGCCATGGCCCGGTGGTAAAAAATGATGCCAACCGCCAGATCCAGCTTTCAATGCGCGCATCCCGGACCATATGGTGA
- a CDS encoding YgiQ family radical SAM protein produces MKHDKKTSKPLPMSKKEMHQRGWDTLDIIIVTGDAYVDHPSFGAALIGRLLEARGFRVGIIAQPAHDKPEEFKKLGKPELFFAATAGNMDSMVSNYTPSLKPRKRDMYSPGGTPGMRPDRATIVYSNRIHQTYPDAPIVIAGVEASLRRLAQYDFQSGKVRKSILADAPADLLIYGMGETQTEEIARRLQAGEDIKQIKDIPGTVWKTPVKTWKEELKGMDYIELESYTTVSEEKEAFARNYKNLWQQQNPGNGKILVQPHPKTIIVQNPPTKLLETQKLDEVYELPYTRQKHPAYKEDIPAIEPVRFSLTTHRGCFGACSFCAIAHHQGRMVNSRSIESLLREAKSLTKMKDFKGNINGVGGPTANMYSMECSRWKDKGVCTDKFCLYPEVCPSMNTDHSKNMELLNRLEQIPGVKKVFITYGVRYDLALTQPEYLEMICKKHVSGRLAVAPEHYSKKVTDSMRKPDRDVFEKFVEMYSAINKKLGKEQYLQTYLMSGHPGCGLKEMIETAEYIRDNKLYSEQVQDFTPTPMTASTCMYHTGIDPFTGENIEVATSRRDKKIQRTILHYRDKRNRKYILEALKTADRMDLVGNSWKCLVSGKSGMWESKKK; encoded by the coding sequence ATGAAACACGATAAGAAAACATCAAAACCTCTCCCCATGTCAAAAAAAGAAATGCATCAGAGGGGATGGGACACCCTTGACATAATCATAGTGACAGGCGATGCATACGTTGATCACCCTTCCTTCGGTGCTGCCCTGATAGGCCGTCTCCTTGAGGCCAGAGGATTCAGAGTAGGAATAATAGCCCAGCCTGCCCACGATAAACCGGAAGAGTTTAAGAAACTTGGAAAACCGGAACTTTTCTTTGCTGCAACTGCCGGCAACATGGACTCAATGGTATCCAACTATACGCCATCCCTCAAGCCACGTAAGCGTGATATGTATTCTCCGGGAGGCACCCCTGGTATGCGACCGGACAGGGCGACCATTGTATATTCCAACCGCATACATCAGACATACCCGGATGCCCCTATTGTGATTGCAGGCGTGGAAGCCTCCCTGCGCAGACTGGCACAATATGATTTCCAGTCAGGAAAGGTAAGGAAATCAATTCTTGCAGATGCCCCGGCAGACCTTCTGATATATGGGATGGGCGAAACCCAGACAGAAGAAATCGCACGCAGATTGCAGGCAGGAGAAGATATCAAACAAATAAAGGACATCCCCGGTACAGTCTGGAAAACCCCGGTGAAGACCTGGAAAGAAGAACTTAAAGGCATGGATTATATCGAACTGGAATCCTACACGACGGTTTCAGAAGAAAAGGAAGCCTTCGCCAGAAATTACAAAAACCTCTGGCAGCAGCAAAATCCGGGAAATGGGAAAATACTGGTCCAGCCCCACCCCAAAACTATCATTGTCCAGAATCCTCCGACAAAACTTCTTGAAACCCAAAAACTGGATGAAGTTTATGAGTTACCTTACACAAGACAAAAACACCCCGCTTACAAAGAAGACATCCCTGCTATTGAGCCGGTGCGCTTCTCCCTCACTACCCACAGAGGTTGCTTTGGTGCCTGTTCCTTCTGCGCCATCGCCCATCATCAGGGCCGCATGGTTAATTCCAGGAGTATTGAATCACTCTTAAGAGAGGCAAAAAGCCTCACCAAAATGAAAGATTTCAAGGGAAATATCAATGGAGTGGGCGGGCCCACCGCAAATATGTATTCAATGGAATGTTCCCGTTGGAAAGACAAAGGGGTGTGTACCGACAAGTTCTGCCTCTACCCCGAGGTCTGCCCGTCAATGAATACTGACCACAGCAAAAACATGGAACTACTAAATCGCCTGGAACAAATTCCCGGGGTGAAAAAAGTTTTCATAACTTACGGTGTGCGCTATGACCTTGCCCTGACCCAACCTGAGTATCTGGAAATGATATGTAAAAAGCATGTCAGTGGAAGACTTGCTGTGGCACCGGAGCATTATTCAAAAAAAGTCACCGACAGCATGAGAAAACCCGACAGGGATGTTTTTGAAAAGTTTGTAGAAATGTATTCAGCAATCAACAAGAAACTGGGCAAAGAGCAATACCTCCAAACATATCTCATGTCCGGCCATCCGGGTTGCGGGCTAAAAGAGATGATCGAAACTGCCGAATACATACGTGATAATAAACTGTATAGTGAACAGGTACAGGATTTCACACCTACCCCCATGACAGCATCCACCTGCATGTACCATACCGGAATTGATCCCTTCACCGGGGAAAATATAGAAGTTGCCACCTCCCGGAGGGACAAGAAGATCCAGCGCACAATCCTCCATTACAGGGACAAACGAAATCGCAAATATATTCTTGAAGCTTTAAAAACGGCAGACCGAATGGATCTTGTTGGTAACAGCTGGAAATGTCTGGTTTCCGGCAAAAGCGGCATGTGGGAATCCAAAAAGAAATGA
- a CDS encoding hybrid sensor histidine kinase/response regulator gives MLQKKQFEILMIDDKPEDIDIIEKMLQAEYTIKKANSGIDSLEIMEKTTPDVILLDINLNDISGHEICRIIKQRQDTRAIPLIIVTAINNREEKVRAFNNGADDFVLKPVDEFILKSRIETLLKVKGLQQQILQERDLALKYIDTAGSIMIILDRHMNIKLANQKTAKVLGYETSVLKEKNWIDSFVPAEEKIKVKKQFKRLLNEERGIPEYLENHIINRKGEKRLIRWRQTVLRDNLGEVGEIVVAGEDVTAQKETEEQLKKAHEELKTIDQVKKEFIANTSHELRTPMISLKGFSDLLSKERLGELGPEQKKAMESISRNSIFLHRLIESLFYADDTARDNIRYSFSPLDINKFLKEILQDISIQIREKGITIDTCFDDRVCEIPGSYNYLRRVFLHLLDNAIRFCPADSTISITTLKGGENIDIYIEYVPELPDKIEYNRSTLEEMDDAGIRICREIIDTHKGELKITESESLTQILVKLPPQRN, from the coding sequence ATGCTTCAAAAGAAGCAATTCGAAATACTGATGATAGATGACAAACCTGAAGACATAGATATTATCGAGAAGATGCTTCAGGCAGAGTATACCATAAAAAAGGCAAATTCAGGAATTGACAGTCTGGAGATAATGGAAAAAACAACTCCTGATGTGATATTGCTGGATATTAACCTGAATGATATCAGTGGCCATGAAATATGCAGAATCATTAAGCAACGCCAGGATACACGTGCCATCCCCCTGATCATCGTAACAGCCATTAACAATAGGGAAGAAAAAGTCAGGGCCTTCAATAATGGTGCGGATGATTTTGTCCTGAAACCGGTTGATGAGTTCATACTCAAGAGCCGTATTGAGACCCTGCTAAAAGTAAAAGGGTTGCAGCAGCAGATCCTTCAGGAAAGGGACCTGGCACTCAAGTATATAGACACGGCGGGTTCCATAATGATAATCCTGGACAGGCATATGAATATCAAGCTTGCAAACCAAAAAACTGCAAAGGTGCTGGGATATGAGACCTCCGTACTAAAGGAAAAAAACTGGATAGACAGTTTTGTTCCTGCAGAGGAAAAAATAAAGGTTAAGAAGCAATTCAAAAGACTACTCAATGAAGAAAGGGGCATACCCGAATACCTGGAAAATCATATTATAAACCGCAAAGGGGAAAAAAGATTAATTCGCTGGCGCCAGACTGTTTTGAGGGATAATTTGGGAGAAGTTGGAGAAATAGTAGTTGCCGGCGAAGATGTTACTGCCCAAAAAGAAACTGAAGAGCAACTCAAAAAGGCCCATGAAGAACTAAAAACTATTGATCAGGTCAAAAAAGAATTCATTGCCAATACCAGTCATGAACTTCGCACCCCCATGATATCCCTCAAAGGCTTCAGCGACCTGCTCAGCAAAGAAAGGCTTGGAGAACTTGGCCCTGAACAGAAAAAAGCCATGGAGTCCATCTCTCGCAATTCGATATTTCTACACAGACTCATTGAGTCATTATTTTATGCAGATGATACAGCCAGAGATAACATACGCTATTCCTTTAGCCCCCTGGATATAAACAAATTTTTAAAAGAAATACTACAGGATATTTCCATTCAAATCAGGGAAAAGGGAATTACTATAGATACCTGCTTTGATGACAGAGTTTGTGAAATTCCTGGCAGCTATAATTACCTCAGACGAGTATTCCTCCACCTGCTGGATAATGCCATCAGGTTTTGCCCGGCAGATTCCACGATATCCATCACAACCCTGAAAGGGGGCGAAAATATCGATATATATATAGAATATGTGCCTGAATTACCAGACAAAATCGAATACAATCGATCTACTCTTGAAGAGATGGACGATGCAGGGATACGTATTTGCAGGGAAATAATCGACACACACAAGGGGGAACTGAAAATAACAGAAAGCGAAAGTCTCACGCAAATTTTGGTGAAACTTCCGCCACAGCGAAATTAA
- a CDS encoding (Fe-S)-binding protein produces MNDEDRRSILKCVHCGTCRAYCPVFNEYGWESTNARGRMLIAQQIDDDSDIDDSFRFSLDTCTTCGICEQMCPSGATPPDIVENARAAVVRKAGASKAQEKLKKDTVEWGNPLRESRQRLHWLEPTVREELPDKCEYVYFAGCMTAYRYPEVARKTFDILRKFGVGVLQDEVCCGSPLLRTGSDASELIEHNMEQIKKSGAKTIITGCAGCYTTLKKDYPDEFEVLHLSEFLEQKLDELDIRKLDISVSYHDPCHIGRAHGIYEAPRNVIRRICNLEEMDTHHENARCCGGGGGVRRSFSDLSRSLASKRLDEIPEKAELLVTSCPLCRSNLEMAAEDCELIDLIELLEKAMC; encoded by the coding sequence ATGAATGATGAAGATCGCAGGTCAATCCTGAAATGTGTGCACTGTGGAACCTGCAGGGCTTATTGTCCCGTATTTAATGAATATGGCTGGGAATCCACCAATGCACGGGGCCGGATGCTCATCGCCCAGCAAATCGATGATGATTCGGATATTGATGACAGTTTCCGTTTTTCCCTGGATACCTGTACAACCTGCGGGATATGTGAGCAAATGTGCCCTTCAGGGGCAACACCTCCGGATATAGTTGAAAATGCACGTGCAGCTGTTGTGCGCAAAGCCGGAGCCAGCAAGGCTCAGGAAAAACTCAAAAAGGACACTGTTGAATGGGGCAATCCCCTGCGCGAATCCCGGCAACGCCTGCACTGGCTAGAACCAACGGTGAGGGAAGAACTGCCTGATAAATGTGAATATGTTTATTTTGCAGGCTGTATGACTGCATACAGGTATCCGGAAGTTGCACGCAAGACCTTTGACATCCTCAGGAAGTTCGGGGTGGGTGTTTTGCAGGACGAGGTATGCTGTGGTTCCCCTCTGCTTCGCACAGGCTCTGATGCCTCCGAATTGATCGAGCACAACATGGAGCAGATTAAAAAGAGCGGGGCAAAAACCATAATCACAGGATGTGCTGGTTGCTACACTACCCTGAAAAAGGATTATCCCGATGAGTTTGAGGTACTTCATTTATCCGAGTTTTTAGAACAAAAACTCGATGAACTTGATATCCGCAAACTTGATATTTCCGTGTCCTATCACGACCCCTGTCATATAGGCAGGGCACATGGTATATACGAGGCACCTCGCAATGTTATCAGGCGTATATGCAATCTTGAGGAGATGGACACCCACCATGAAAATGCACGTTGCTGTGGTGGCGGAGGTGGTGTGAGGAGAAGTTTCTCAGATCTTTCCCGCTCCCTTGCCTCCAAAAGACTGGATGAGATTCCAGAAAAGGCCGAATTACTCGTAACTTCCTGTCCCCTGTGCCGCTCCAATCTTGAGATGGCTGCAGAAGACTGTGAGCTCATAGATCTTATTGAGCTGCTTGAAAAGGCAATGTGTTAA
- a CDS encoding FAD-binding oxidoreductase produces MLLNRLKEIVGDKNVSNSASDICCYSSDASQVKGRPEYVVRPHNSEQVSKIVKLASENEMPVVARGAASGLAGGAVPVRGGIVLDMSGMDEIIDIDIDNLQVTIGPGVVHSRLNETLKPYGFFFPPDPGSTAMCTLAGLIANNGSGMRSVKYGTTKRYVLDLEVVLADGSIIRTGSKTLKMASGYDLTSLMVGSEGTLGIITEAVLKIHPLPRARLVILLSFDSAEKAGGAVVRILSSGTIPSACEILDSTTIRALKSYDPTLDIPDAGAILMVEVDGSEGAVSEASEMVKKVCEGIADDIRAARDEQESDRIWAARRIVGAAISRLDPLRNRVYVGEDVGVPIKKIPDMIENVHRISDEVGIPIMIYGHIGDGNLHTGMSIDMLSEEEWDKLHRAADLIYRQAIELGGTVSAEHGIGGARSNYMELEHPTSLPVMSLIKKALDPKGILNPGKLGVDK; encoded by the coding sequence ATGCTTCTCAACAGGCTGAAGGAGATAGTTGGCGATAAAAACGTAAGTAATTCGGCCTCGGACATTTGTTGCTATTCTTCGGATGCATCCCAGGTAAAGGGTCGTCCTGAATATGTTGTACGCCCGCATAATTCAGAACAGGTAAGCAAGATAGTAAAACTTGCTTCTGAAAATGAAATGCCTGTGGTGGCCCGGGGTGCTGCCAGTGGTCTTGCAGGTGGCGCAGTACCGGTCCGTGGCGGAATTGTGCTGGATATGAGCGGAATGGATGAGATTATCGATATAGACATTGATAATCTGCAGGTAACCATCGGACCCGGGGTTGTGCATTCCAGGCTAAACGAAACCCTGAAACCATATGGTTTTTTCTTCCCTCCCGACCCGGGCAGTACTGCTATGTGTACCCTGGCTGGACTTATAGCGAACAATGGCAGTGGAATGCGTTCCGTAAAATATGGTACTACGAAACGTTATGTGCTGGACCTTGAAGTAGTCCTTGCTGACGGCAGCATCATCAGGACCGGTTCAAAAACACTAAAAATGGCTTCAGGTTATGATCTGACATCCCTGATGGTAGGTTCTGAAGGAACTCTGGGCATAATTACTGAGGCAGTTTTGAAGATTCATCCCCTGCCCCGCGCCAGGCTGGTAATTCTCCTCTCCTTTGATAGTGCGGAAAAAGCCGGAGGCGCGGTTGTGCGTATCCTTTCCTCGGGAACAATTCCATCAGCCTGTGAAATACTGGATAGTACCACAATTCGTGCCCTGAAATCCTATGACCCGACTCTTGATATCCCTGATGCAGGTGCTATTCTCATGGTTGAGGTGGATGGTTCAGAAGGTGCGGTCTCCGAGGCTTCAGAAATGGTGAAAAAGGTATGTGAAGGGATTGCAGATGACATACGTGCGGCAAGGGATGAACAGGAAAGTGATCGCATCTGGGCTGCCCGGCGTATTGTGGGGGCGGCAATAAGTCGCCTGGATCCCCTGCGCAATCGGGTTTATGTAGGAGAGGATGTCGGTGTGCCAATAAAAAAGATACCTGATATGATCGAGAATGTACACAGGATATCCGATGAAGTAGGAATTCCGATCATGATATATGGTCATATAGGGGATGGCAATCTGCATACCGGTATGAGTATAGATATGCTCAGTGAGGAAGAATGGGACAAGCTCCACAGGGCTGCTGACCTTATTTACCGACAGGCAATAGAACTGGGGGGTACGGTCTCCGCAGAACACGGCATTGGGGGTGCACGCTCGAACTATATGGAACTTGAGCATCCTACATCCCTCCCGGTAATGTCCCTTATCAAGAAAGCCCTTGATCCCAAAGGAATCCTCAATCCCGGCAAGTTGGGGGTGGATAAATGA
- the arcS gene encoding archaeosine synthase subunit alpha → MTRYFEVHQRDGAARTGSLYLNNTIPTPTVIDTSSLKPEGEGDIIYPGNQWHFGSGKAATQATLNLRENVEKDKLIIMPSCTYSPMVAGDVTCEKIDVPADEGPTGIAYSERDPENTRDLYVADGIGCHEGNPRRLLAELMQIRKNIAPDSALYAPNTALPENVAMLIYLGVDILDTTRATIAAFEDKYMTPAGFIHLDRLAELPCCCSHCSGMSAKEVKDMDKKQRARLLEKHNIATLEAEVALVRQRIRSASLREYVEGRCRHDPALVAMLRLSDVEYDFLEERTALFKPAPLLATTSESLTRPEVVRFARRVQQRYTPPEKDILLLLPCSARKPYSISMTHSRFRKALGKNLKLVQEVIITSPLGIVPRELEVTYPAAHYDTTVTGYWDAEEHRWVEECLEDFLLKHPYKHIVAHVEDEYRSICENVSKKLGLEITYTSDGNVTSPTSLHKLEDTMKELCSGLSYRGDYRRDMLKAIADYQFGAGSGEKLLPPDSKIKAPFPRYQAFLDKEQLITLIPENGTIALTIEGAKRIIETGDYVVNIDDFVPRGSILAPGVINADERIRPNDEVFICGDKAFCVGRAAMSGPEMIHSSRGIAVDVRHVKKL, encoded by the coding sequence ATGACCAGATACTTTGAAGTCCACCAGCGAGATGGGGCTGCAAGAACGGGAAGCCTCTATCTTAACAACACAATCCCTACACCAACGGTAATTGACACTTCTTCCCTCAAACCAGAAGGAGAGGGAGATATAATATACCCGGGCAACCAATGGCATTTCGGTAGTGGAAAAGCAGCAACACAAGCCACCCTGAATTTAAGGGAAAATGTGGAGAAAGATAAACTCATAATCATGCCTTCCTGCACATATTCGCCCATGGTGGCAGGAGATGTTACCTGTGAAAAGATTGATGTGCCAGCTGATGAGGGACCCACGGGTATAGCCTATTCAGAAAGAGACCCGGAAAATACCCGGGACCTCTATGTGGCAGACGGCATCGGCTGCCATGAAGGCAATCCTCGCAGGCTACTGGCCGAGTTAATGCAGATCAGGAAGAACATTGCACCGGATTCAGCCCTTTATGCACCGAATACCGCCCTGCCGGAAAATGTTGCCATGCTGATTTACCTGGGAGTGGATATCCTGGATACGACAAGGGCAACTATCGCGGCCTTTGAAGATAAATACATGACACCAGCCGGTTTTATCCACCTGGACAGACTTGCAGAATTGCCCTGCTGCTGTTCCCATTGCAGTGGCATGAGTGCAAAAGAAGTAAAGGATATGGATAAAAAGCAACGCGCCCGCCTACTTGAAAAACATAATATCGCTACTCTTGAAGCAGAGGTAGCCCTTGTCAGACAACGGATACGCAGTGCCTCTCTCAGGGAATATGTGGAAGGAAGATGCCGTCATGACCCCGCCCTTGTGGCAATGCTGCGTTTGAGTGATGTAGAATACGATTTCCTCGAAGAGAGAACAGCCCTTTTCAAACCCGCACCCCTGCTTGCAACAACCTCTGAATCCCTGACAAGGCCTGAAGTTGTACGCTTTGCCCGACGAGTACAGCAGCGATACACACCACCAGAAAAAGATATCCTGCTACTTTTACCCTGTTCGGCCCGCAAACCTTACTCTATTTCTATGACCCATTCCAGATTCCGCAAGGCACTTGGTAAGAATCTTAAACTTGTGCAGGAAGTCATAATTACCTCACCCCTGGGAATAGTACCCCGGGAACTGGAAGTCACATATCCTGCAGCACATTATGACACCACAGTAACGGGCTACTGGGATGCAGAGGAACACAGATGGGTAGAGGAATGTCTGGAGGACTTCCTGCTAAAACATCCTTACAAACATATTGTAGCGCATGTGGAAGATGAATATCGCAGTATATGTGAGAACGTGTCCAAAAAACTCGGATTGGAAATAACTTACACCTCCGACGGAAATGTGACGTCTCCAACCTCCCTGCACAAACTTGAAGATACAATGAAAGAATTATGTAGCGGGCTCAGCTACAGAGGAGATTACAGACGGGACATGCTAAAAGCCATTGCAGATTACCAGTTTGGTGCAGGTTCAGGTGAAAAACTATTACCCCCTGATTCAAAAATAAAAGCCCCTTTCCCCCGCTACCAGGCATTCCTGGATAAGGAACAACTCATAACCCTGATACCCGAAAATGGTACGATAGCCCTGACCATCGAAGGAGCTAAGAGGATTATTGAAACAGGAGATTATGTTGTAAATATCGATGATTTCGTGCCACGCGGTTCAATACTGGCACCTGGAGTCATCAATGCCGATGAGCGGATTCGCCCCAATGATGAAGTATTCATATGCGGAGATAAAGCATTCTGTGTTGGACGTGCTGCTATGAGCGGCCCCGAGATGATACACTCCAGCCGGGGAATTGCTGTGGATGTAAGGCACGTCAAAAAATTGTAA